The following coding sequences are from one Microbacterium sp. SORGH_AS_0969 window:
- a CDS encoding CPBP family intramembrane glutamic endopeptidase: MHVQTRPDWPAIAVFAVTSLVLSWLIALPLWLGGEGLHDPFFGLVAAGMMFTPALATGAALLVQRRTRGRRGARVVLRELGMWPLRPAARTIWTCVAVIVAAPVLVALGLFVMSVTGILRLDLVGFSGFAQTLQAAVPAGTPLPPMGVLVVVQLATIPLGALFNAPLAFGEELGWRGWLLPALRPLGTWPALLISGAFWGLWHAPLILLGYNFAEPNALGVLLMIVGCVLFGILLGWTRLRTASVWPAVFAHGAFNASAGMVALFLAAGAPTPPLMVMSPLGMVMWGVFAVVIAVLVVLGQFRPARLAAELGPDRGRATAGISSTAS, from the coding sequence ATGCACGTGCAGACTCGACCCGATTGGCCGGCGATCGCCGTGTTCGCGGTGACCTCGCTGGTTCTGTCCTGGCTGATCGCTCTTCCCCTGTGGCTGGGAGGTGAGGGGCTTCACGATCCCTTCTTCGGGCTGGTCGCGGCGGGGATGATGTTCACCCCGGCGCTCGCGACCGGTGCGGCTCTTCTCGTGCAGCGGCGCACGCGCGGACGGCGAGGCGCGCGCGTCGTCCTGCGCGAACTCGGGATGTGGCCGCTGCGTCCCGCCGCACGGACGATCTGGACGTGCGTCGCGGTCATCGTCGCCGCTCCCGTCCTCGTGGCGCTCGGGCTCTTCGTGATGTCGGTGACCGGCATCCTGCGTCTCGATCTCGTGGGGTTCTCGGGGTTCGCGCAAACCCTCCAGGCTGCCGTCCCCGCCGGGACGCCCCTCCCGCCCATGGGCGTTCTCGTCGTGGTGCAGCTGGCGACCATCCCGCTCGGGGCGCTGTTCAATGCCCCGCTGGCCTTCGGCGAAGAACTCGGCTGGCGCGGCTGGCTGCTGCCCGCCCTGCGCCCGCTCGGAACCTGGCCCGCGCTTCTCATCTCGGGCGCGTTCTGGGGACTGTGGCACGCGCCGCTGATTCTGCTCGGCTACAACTTCGCCGAGCCGAACGCGCTGGGCGTGCTGCTGATGATCGTCGGCTGCGTGTTGTTCGGGATCCTGCTCGGGTGGACGCGTCTGCGCACCGCCTCGGTGTGGCCGGCGGTGTTCGCGCACGGGGCCTTCAACGCCTCGGCGGGAATGGTCGCGCTCTTCCTCGCCGCGGGCGCGCCCACGCCCCCGTTGATGGTGATGTCGCCCCTCGGCATGGTCATGTGGGGTGTCTTCGCGGTCGTCATCGCCGTGCTGGTGGTGCTCGGGCAGTTCCGTCCCGCGCGCCTGGCGGCCGAGCTCGGCCCCGACCGTGGGCGGGCGACCGCGGGGATCTCGTCGACGGCATCCTGA
- a CDS encoding A/G-specific adenine glycosylase, translating to MPGLAAPLIAWYRDAARDLPWRREGFGAWGTLVSEFMLQQTPVNRVIPHLEAWLERWPTPSDLAASPPAEAVTRWANLGYPRRALWLHRAAVEIRDRHDGVVPRDVDALLALTGIGDYTARAVAVFAYGDRHPVVDTNTRRVLARAVEGRAQPGPPHRRDLERMDAELPADIAEAAVVNAAAMELGAIVCTARSPKCDVCPLAAQCAWRAAGYPASEDRRRKQATYEGSDRQARGAVLKTLREAAPTPVPLFAVLPDWPDATQRDRAIDSLISDGLVEAEDDLLHLPR from the coding sequence ATGCCAGGACTCGCCGCCCCGCTCATCGCGTGGTACCGCGACGCGGCGCGCGACCTCCCCTGGCGCCGCGAAGGGTTCGGCGCGTGGGGCACCCTCGTCAGCGAGTTCATGCTGCAGCAGACACCGGTGAATCGCGTCATCCCGCACCTTGAGGCGTGGCTCGAACGGTGGCCCACGCCGTCCGATCTCGCCGCTTCCCCGCCCGCGGAAGCGGTGACCCGGTGGGCGAATCTCGGCTACCCCCGGCGGGCGCTGTGGCTGCACCGCGCGGCCGTCGAGATCCGCGACCGCCACGACGGCGTCGTCCCGCGGGACGTCGACGCCCTCCTCGCGCTGACCGGCATCGGCGACTACACCGCGCGCGCTGTCGCGGTCTTCGCGTACGGCGATCGGCATCCGGTCGTCGACACCAACACCCGGCGCGTGCTCGCCCGCGCCGTCGAAGGTCGCGCGCAACCGGGCCCGCCGCACCGGCGCGATCTCGAACGAATGGATGCCGAACTCCCCGCCGACATCGCGGAAGCGGCGGTCGTGAACGCCGCCGCGATGGAGCTCGGGGCGATCGTCTGCACGGCCCGATCGCCGAAGTGCGATGTCTGCCCGCTGGCCGCGCAGTGCGCGTGGCGCGCGGCCGGCTACCCCGCGTCCGAGGACCGCCGCCGTAAGCAGGCCACCTACGAGGGCAGCGACCGGCAGGCGCGCGGAGCGGTGCTCAAGACCCTGCGGGAGGCGGCGCCGACTCCCGTGCCGCTGTTCGCGGTGCTGCCCGACTGGCCGGACGCGACCCAACGCGACCGCGCGATCGACTCGCTGATCTCGGACGGTCTCGTCGAGGCCGAGGACGACCTGCTCCATCTGCCGCGCTGA
- a CDS encoding MFS transporter, whose product MSDTMTKQQRVVLTIAVLASFVSFLDGTVVNVALPAIARDLGGGLSTQQWVVDAYLVTLGAFILVAGSLSDVLGRVVVLRIGLIGFGITSVAIAAAPTAEFLIVARALQGVAGALLVPSSLALITSTFRGTAQARAIGIWTGATTIAMLAGPLVGGLFVDTLSWRLVFLVNVLPIAVTLWLLLRLGHADHRRPDARVDILGAVLCAAGLGGIVFALIEQPDLGWSSPVIWMPGALGILSFSGFLVRQRFARQPMMPLGLFRSRNFWAGNLATVFVYAALSLNGFVVSVYLQQGAGLPATLAGLASLPSTVLMILLSSRMGALAGKYGPRLFMTFGPLVMAAGALLLLNVRTDFDYWTQVLPGIVLFGLGLTATVSPLTAAVLGAIETERSGIASAVNNAVSRVAGLLAIAAVSAVVSGSLDLDGFHRAAVFTAVLMLLGAAASFLGIRNHLSRRD is encoded by the coding sequence ATGAGCGACACGATGACGAAGCAGCAACGGGTCGTGCTGACGATCGCGGTGCTCGCGTCGTTCGTGTCGTTCCTCGACGGCACCGTCGTCAATGTCGCCCTGCCCGCTATCGCTCGCGACCTCGGCGGTGGGCTGAGCACCCAGCAATGGGTCGTGGACGCGTACCTCGTGACCCTCGGCGCGTTCATCCTGGTCGCGGGCTCGCTGAGCGACGTCCTGGGACGGGTGGTCGTCCTGCGGATCGGCCTGATCGGATTCGGGATCACCTCCGTCGCGATCGCAGCCGCACCGACCGCCGAGTTCCTCATCGTCGCGCGCGCCCTGCAGGGGGTCGCCGGCGCTCTCCTCGTGCCGAGCTCTCTCGCGCTGATCACCTCGACGTTCCGCGGCACCGCGCAGGCCCGGGCGATCGGCATCTGGACCGGTGCCACCACGATCGCGATGCTCGCAGGTCCGCTCGTGGGGGGCCTCTTCGTCGACACGCTGTCGTGGCGATTGGTGTTCCTCGTGAACGTGCTGCCGATCGCGGTCACGCTGTGGTTGCTGCTTCGCCTCGGTCACGCCGACCACCGGCGCCCGGACGCACGCGTCGACATCCTCGGCGCGGTGCTCTGCGCCGCCGGCCTGGGCGGGATCGTCTTCGCGCTCATCGAGCAGCCCGACCTCGGGTGGTCCTCCCCCGTGATCTGGATGCCGGGCGCCCTCGGCATCCTGTCGTTCTCCGGGTTCCTCGTGCGCCAGCGCTTCGCTCGGCAACCGATGATGCCGCTGGGCCTGTTCCGCTCCCGCAACTTCTGGGCCGGTAATCTCGCCACCGTCTTCGTCTACGCCGCGCTCTCGCTCAACGGCTTCGTCGTCAGCGTCTACCTGCAGCAGGGAGCGGGGCTGCCCGCGACGCTCGCCGGTCTCGCATCCCTCCCGAGCACGGTGCTGATGATCCTGCTGAGCTCGCGGATGGGCGCCCTCGCCGGGAAGTACGGCCCGCGTCTCTTCATGACGTTCGGGCCGCTCGTGATGGCGGCGGGAGCGCTCTTGCTGCTGAACGTGCGCACGGACTTCGACTACTGGACGCAGGTGCTTCCGGGCATCGTCCTGTTCGGTCTCGGTCTCACCGCGACCGTGTCACCGCTCACCGCCGCGGTCCTCGGCGCGATCGAGACCGAGCGCTCCGGTATCGCCTCCGCGGTGAACAACGCCGTGTCGCGCGTCGCGGGACTGCTCGCGATCGCCGCGGTCTCGGCCGTCGTCAGCGGCTCGCTCGACCTCGACGGATTCCACCGGGCCGCGGTGTTCACCGCCGTGCTGATGCTGCTCGGGGCCGCGGCGTCGTTTCTCGGCATCCGGAATCACCTGTCGCGTCGCGACTGA
- the truB gene encoding tRNA pseudouridine(55) synthase TruB produces the protein MVRPGILLVDKPGGITSHDVVSRARRALGTRKIGHAGTLDPMATGLLVLGVEGATRLLTYIVGADKTYEATILLGVSTDSDDADGVETSRTDATAVTDDAIAAGIADLTGEIEQVPSTVSAIKVAGRRAYDLARAGEEVELKARRVTVSRFDVRATRRGEATIELDVVVDCTSGTYIRALARDLGRSLGVGGHLTRLRRTRIGAFDVAAAASVDDIAEERLVNPATAASVVVGAIAVGEDEARDLRHGKRIDGGGRLTGPVAAAIDPDGQLVGIVEKRGAQLKSVMNMPEEVAR, from the coding sequence ATGGTGCGACCCGGCATCCTCCTGGTCGACAAGCCCGGGGGCATCACCAGCCATGACGTCGTGTCGCGCGCCCGACGCGCGCTCGGGACCCGCAAGATCGGGCACGCCGGCACCCTCGACCCCATGGCGACGGGGCTGCTCGTGCTCGGTGTCGAGGGCGCGACCCGGCTGCTGACCTACATCGTCGGCGCTGACAAGACGTACGAGGCGACGATCCTGCTGGGCGTTTCGACCGACAGTGACGACGCCGACGGGGTCGAGACGTCGCGGACGGATGCCACGGCCGTCACCGACGACGCGATCGCCGCGGGCATCGCCGACCTCACCGGCGAGATCGAGCAGGTGCCGAGCACCGTGTCGGCGATCAAGGTGGCGGGGCGCCGTGCCTACGACCTCGCTCGCGCGGGCGAGGAGGTCGAGCTGAAGGCACGTCGCGTGACGGTGTCGCGGTTCGACGTCCGTGCCACTCGCCGGGGAGAGGCAACCATCGAGCTCGACGTCGTCGTCGACTGCACGAGCGGCACCTACATCCGCGCTCTCGCCCGCGATCTCGGCCGCTCCCTCGGCGTGGGCGGACACTTGACCAGGTTGCGCCGCACGCGCATCGGCGCGTTCGACGTGGCCGCCGCGGCATCCGTCGACGACATCGCCGAGGAGCGGCTCGTGAATCCGGCGACGGCCGCCTCGGTCGTCGTGGGCGCGATCGCCGTCGGCGAAGACGAGGCCCGCGACCTGCGTCACGGTAAGCGCATCGACGGAGGCGGGCGCCTCACCGGCCCTGTGGCCGCCGCGATCGACCCCGACGGGCAGCTCGTCGGCATCGTCGAGAAGCGGGGCGCACAGCTGAAGAGCGTCATGAACATGCCCGAGGAGGTCGCCCGATGA
- a CDS encoding heavy metal translocating P-type ATPase — protein sequence MDGSRDAATSGADVAEAVLDIEGMTCASCVARVEKRLGRVEGVRAAVNLATETARVQYPAGLDTTALVEAVRAAGYDATVRTRAASRATGEPVASVPVPAPGGEIDAVTAQSLDAPDHGTGALPHDAHGADGAGPVHDHGAHDHGAHDHGSDHGGHVHDTSDAPGSTPLRTRLLASAAMAIPVVALGMVPAWQFPGWQWVSLALTTPVVLWGGWPFHRATLRNARHGAATMDTLITLGTFAAYLWSVWALVFGNAGRIGIRHEVMLFGPVHDASAVVYFEVAAAVTVLLLLGRFIEQRSTRRAGAALRALLDLGAREAELADGRRIPVDELSVGDVFVVRPGAVIATDGVVVDGRASVDESMLTGESLPVEAAAGSTVTGGTITAGGRLTVRATGVGEETRLARIARLVEDAQLGKSRVQRLADRISGIFVPVVIVLAVLTLVAWILAGQPLAAGFTAAVAVLIIACPCALGLATPIAILVGTGRGAQLGVLVTGPEALESAERIDTIVLDKTGTLTSGRMSVANVVPAEGEDATDAIARAAAVERGSEHPVAAAIVAAAGEGRTATDLEAIAGRGVIGTVDGVRVFAGRPAWIVERGGLLTPELETAVDAAEERGTVVVVGWAEADGALQARAVIEIADTVRSQSAEAVARLREMGLEPVLLTGDNARIAQSVAAELGIERVRAGVLPEGKVDEIAALRAEGRTVAMVGDGVNDAAALASADLGIAMGGGTDAALHASDIALMRDDPRGIVTAVALSRRTMRIIRGNLFWAFAYNVAALPLAALGLLNPMIAGAAMAFSSVFVVLNSLRLRRAS from the coding sequence ATGGACGGATCGAGGGATGCCGCGACGTCGGGCGCCGATGTCGCGGAGGCGGTGCTCGACATCGAGGGCATGACCTGTGCGAGCTGCGTTGCGCGGGTCGAGAAGCGTCTCGGACGCGTCGAGGGAGTGCGAGCGGCGGTCAATCTCGCGACGGAGACGGCGCGGGTGCAGTACCCGGCCGGGCTCGACACCACGGCGCTCGTCGAGGCCGTGCGTGCCGCGGGGTACGACGCCACCGTGCGGACGCGGGCCGCCTCCCGAGCGACCGGCGAGCCCGTGGCATCCGTTCCGGTGCCCGCGCCCGGCGGAGAGATCGACGCCGTGACGGCGCAGAGCCTCGATGCACCCGACCACGGCACCGGTGCGCTCCCGCACGATGCCCACGGCGCCGACGGCGCTGGTCCCGTCCACGACCACGGCGCGCACGACCACGGCGCCCACGACCACGGCTCCGATCACGGGGGCCACGTCCACGACACCTCCGACGCGCCCGGGTCCACACCGCTGCGGACGCGTCTGCTCGCGTCGGCGGCGATGGCTATCCCGGTGGTCGCGCTGGGCATGGTGCCGGCGTGGCAGTTCCCCGGCTGGCAGTGGGTCTCGCTCGCGTTGACCACGCCCGTGGTGCTGTGGGGCGGGTGGCCGTTCCACCGCGCGACCCTGCGGAACGCTCGCCACGGTGCCGCGACGATGGACACCCTCATCACGCTCGGGACCTTCGCGGCCTACCTGTGGAGCGTCTGGGCGCTCGTCTTCGGAAACGCCGGGCGGATCGGCATCCGTCACGAGGTCATGCTCTTCGGGCCCGTGCACGACGCCAGCGCGGTCGTCTACTTCGAGGTCGCCGCGGCGGTGACGGTGCTCCTGCTGCTCGGTCGCTTCATCGAGCAGCGCTCGACCCGGCGGGCGGGCGCGGCGCTGCGCGCGCTCCTCGACCTCGGCGCGCGCGAGGCCGAACTCGCGGACGGCCGCCGCATCCCGGTGGACGAGCTCAGCGTGGGCGACGTGTTCGTCGTGCGTCCGGGTGCCGTGATCGCCACCGACGGTGTGGTCGTCGACGGGCGGGCCTCGGTCGACGAGAGCATGCTCACCGGTGAGTCCCTGCCGGTCGAGGCGGCCGCGGGATCCACGGTGACCGGCGGGACGATCACCGCCGGTGGCCGACTCACCGTCCGGGCGACCGGGGTCGGCGAAGAGACGCGGCTCGCCCGCATCGCGCGACTCGTCGAGGACGCGCAGCTTGGAAAGAGTCGCGTGCAGCGGCTGGCCGACCGCATCTCGGGCATCTTCGTGCCGGTCGTCATCGTGCTCGCCGTGCTGACTCTCGTCGCGTGGATCCTCGCGGGGCAACCGCTCGCCGCCGGCTTCACCGCTGCGGTGGCCGTGCTCATCATCGCCTGCCCGTGCGCGCTGGGTCTCGCCACGCCCATCGCGATCCTCGTCGGCACCGGGCGGGGAGCGCAGCTGGGTGTCCTCGTCACCGGACCCGAAGCCCTCGAGTCCGCCGAGCGCATCGACACGATCGTGCTCGACAAGACCGGTACCCTGACGAGCGGCCGCATGAGCGTCGCGAACGTCGTCCCCGCGGAGGGGGAGGATGCCACGGACGCGATCGCTCGCGCAGCCGCCGTCGAACGCGGCTCGGAGCACCCGGTGGCCGCGGCGATCGTCGCCGCCGCGGGGGAGGGGCGGACCGCGACCGATCTCGAGGCGATCGCCGGACGCGGGGTGATCGGCACAGTGGACGGAGTCCGCGTGTTCGCGGGGCGTCCCGCCTGGATCGTCGAACGTGGAGGGTTGCTGACCCCCGAGCTGGAGACGGCGGTCGACGCCGCCGAGGAGCGCGGCACGGTCGTGGTCGTGGGGTGGGCGGAAGCCGACGGCGCCCTCCAGGCCCGCGCCGTGATCGAGATCGCCGACACCGTCCGTTCTCAGAGCGCGGAGGCGGTCGCCCGTCTGCGGGAGATGGGTCTCGAACCCGTTCTGCTGACGGGTGACAACGCGCGCATCGCGCAGTCCGTCGCGGCGGAACTCGGCATCGAGAGGGTCCGCGCGGGGGTCCTCCCCGAGGGGAAGGTCGACGAGATCGCGGCTCTGCGGGCCGAGGGGCGCACCGTCGCCATGGTCGGTGACGGGGTCAACGACGCCGCCGCCCTGGCATCCGCGGATCTCGGGATCGCCATGGGCGGGGGAACGGATGCCGCGCTCCACGCGAGCGACATCGCGCTGATGCGCGACGATCCGCGCGGCATCGTCACCGCGGTGGCGTTGAGCCGGCGCACGATGCGGATCATCCGCGGCAACCTGTTCTGGGCGTTCGCGTACAACGTCGCGGCGCTGCCGCTGGCCGCCCTGGGGCTGCTGAACCCGATGATCGCGGGGGCGGCGATGGCGTTCTCGAGCGTGTTCGTCGTGCTGAACAGCCTGCGCCTACGTCGCGCGTCCTGA
- a CDS encoding DEAD/DEAH box helicase produces the protein MPTTATASRGSSQRRRKTTSSRRDDEAPVIPILARKVREVEAKAQRGKLGPTNRVKFQVIAFLVREERARVKADTEITDAARAELLKRLDGVATILAKTAARDTSLIQLLEVDAATSPVARRMRRDWLLESGAELPPDELIITDTAPQVAPVVPAALAEKQVIPPSIEARQMANPFLAPDLTPRSTGDAPRRRLDGWELMGPLYKAFETGAGGSAASMDLPPVPEFDRVSPRGLEVMPHQSRFLEAVRLGHRSFLLADEPGLGKTAESVLAASVADAYPLLVVVPNVVKMNWAREVQRWTPQRRATVISGGGADIDAFADVFIVNYEILDRHLSWLSSIGLKGVVVDEAHFIKNLTSQRSQNVLALASRVRQQTRDPLMLALTGTPLINDVEDFDAIWRFLGWTNGEKPGPELMEKLDATGLTPADKAFYPEAREAVISMGIVRRKKKDVAADLPDKLVADLPVELDDEYGRSIRQAERELGARLAAKYRRILEARGDRGLAPGEIDDDIVRLVAHGELEESKAAGSGSENVFTMVRRIGQAKAHLAADYAVQLQRSVGKVVFFAKHIDVMDAAEAHFKASGLKAVSVRGEQTSTARQAAIDAFNSDPDVGIAVCSLTAAGVGLNMQAASNVVLAELSWTAAEQTQAIDRVHRIGQEEPVTAWRIIAAHTIDTKIAELIDSKEGLAARALDGQAIEPGSSDSVQLSALMHLLRQALGAA, from the coding sequence ATGCCGACCACGGCAACCGCGTCCCGAGGCTCGAGCCAGCGGCGCAGGAAGACCACGTCCTCGCGACGCGACGACGAAGCCCCCGTCATCCCGATCCTGGCGCGCAAGGTGCGCGAGGTCGAGGCCAAGGCCCAACGGGGCAAGCTCGGCCCGACCAACCGGGTGAAGTTCCAGGTGATCGCCTTCCTCGTCCGCGAGGAACGCGCGCGCGTGAAGGCCGACACCGAGATCACCGACGCCGCGCGCGCCGAGCTGCTCAAGCGCCTCGACGGGGTCGCGACGATCCTCGCGAAGACCGCCGCGCGCGACACCTCGCTCATCCAGTTGCTCGAAGTCGATGCGGCCACCTCGCCCGTCGCTCGACGCATGCGCCGGGATTGGCTGCTCGAGTCCGGCGCAGAGCTGCCGCCCGACGAGCTGATCATCACCGACACCGCTCCCCAGGTGGCGCCCGTCGTGCCCGCGGCCCTCGCCGAGAAGCAGGTCATCCCGCCGTCCATCGAGGCGCGGCAGATGGCGAACCCCTTCCTCGCGCCCGACCTCACCCCGCGCTCGACCGGTGACGCCCCGCGCCGCCGCCTCGACGGGTGGGAGCTCATGGGCCCGCTCTACAAGGCGTTCGAGACGGGCGCCGGTGGGTCGGCCGCCAGTATGGACCTCCCGCCCGTCCCCGAGTTCGATCGCGTCTCTCCCCGCGGGCTCGAGGTCATGCCGCACCAGTCGCGCTTCCTCGAGGCCGTGCGCCTGGGGCACCGTTCCTTCCTGCTCGCCGACGAGCCGGGCCTCGGCAAGACCGCCGAGTCGGTGCTCGCGGCCTCGGTCGCCGACGCGTACCCGCTGCTGGTCGTGGTGCCGAACGTCGTCAAGATGAACTGGGCCCGCGAGGTGCAGCGCTGGACGCCGCAGCGCCGCGCCACGGTGATCTCGGGCGGCGGTGCCGACATCGACGCCTTCGCCGATGTCTTCATCGTCAACTACGAGATCCTCGACCGGCACCTGTCGTGGCTCTCGTCGATCGGTCTCAAGGGCGTCGTCGTCGACGAGGCGCACTTCATCAAGAACCTCACGTCGCAGCGTTCGCAGAACGTGCTGGCTCTGGCATCCCGTGTCCGTCAGCAGACCCGCGACCCGCTCATGCTGGCCCTCACCGGCACCCCGCTGATCAACGACGTCGAGGACTTCGACGCGATCTGGCGCTTCCTCGGGTGGACCAACGGCGAGAAGCCCGGTCCCGAGCTGATGGAGAAACTGGATGCCACGGGCCTGACCCCCGCCGACAAGGCGTTCTACCCCGAGGCGCGCGAGGCCGTCATCTCGATGGGAATCGTGCGGCGCAAGAAGAAGGACGTCGCCGCCGATCTGCCCGACAAGCTCGTCGCCGACCTCCCCGTCGAGCTCGACGACGAGTACGGCCGTTCGATCCGGCAGGCCGAGCGCGAACTCGGCGCCCGCCTCGCGGCGAAGTACCGCCGTATCCTCGAGGCGCGTGGCGACCGCGGCCTCGCCCCCGGCGAGATCGACGACGACATCGTCCGTCTCGTGGCGCACGGCGAGCTCGAAGAGAGCAAGGCCGCCGGCTCGGGCAGCGAGAACGTGTTCACGATGGTCCGCCGCATCGGTCAGGCCAAGGCGCACCTCGCGGCCGACTACGCCGTGCAGCTGCAGCGCTCGGTCGGCAAGGTCGTGTTCTTCGCCAAGCACATCGACGTGATGGATGCCGCGGAGGCCCACTTCAAGGCATCCGGGCTGAAGGCGGTGTCGGTGCGGGGCGAGCAGACCTCGACCGCGCGCCAGGCTGCGATCGACGCGTTCAACAGCGATCCCGACGTCGGGATCGCGGTGTGCTCGCTGACCGCCGCGGGCGTCGGCCTGAACATGCAGGCCGCCTCGAACGTCGTGCTCGCGGAGCTGTCGTGGACCGCCGCCGAGCAGACGCAGGCGATCGACCGCGTGCACCGCATCGGCCAGGAGGAGCCCGTCACCGCGTGGCGCATCATCGCCGCGCACACGATCGACACGAAGATCGCCGAGCTCATCGATTCGAAGGAGGGGCTCGCGGCGCGCGCCCTCGACGGCCAGGCGATCGAGCCCGGCTCCAGCGACTCGGTGCAGCTCTCGGCCCTCATGCACCTGCTGCGTCAGGCGCTCGGCGCGGCCTGA
- a CDS encoding bifunctional riboflavin kinase/FAD synthetase — protein sequence MIVFRDAAEVPADFGPSVVAIGKFDGVHTGHRAVIDRARVDASDGAKVVAVTFDRNPLSVLRPDRCPPDVIGPHQKLDLLDRAGVDATLLLTFDEALAAIPAEEFARRVIVDALQARTVLVGRDFRFGAGGAGDPDLLTRMGAEHGFRVDVVDDVRAVHADRRVSSTWIREALSAGDVTTAARLLGRAPSVWGEVVHGLKRGRELGYPTANLSPDLEGFVPADGVYAGWLVDVEGGRRISYPAAISVGTNPTFDDVHARQVEAYVLDETGLDLYGHHVEVRFVERVRGMVAFDGIDALLVQMADDVERTRAILR from the coding sequence GTGATCGTCTTCCGCGACGCGGCCGAGGTCCCCGCGGATTTCGGACCGTCGGTCGTCGCGATCGGCAAGTTCGACGGCGTGCACACCGGTCACCGCGCGGTGATCGATCGCGCCCGTGTCGACGCCTCCGACGGCGCGAAGGTCGTCGCGGTGACGTTCGACCGCAATCCGCTCAGCGTGCTTCGGCCCGACCGCTGCCCGCCGGATGTGATCGGCCCGCACCAGAAGCTCGACCTACTCGACCGGGCCGGAGTGGATGCCACACTCTTGCTGACCTTCGACGAAGCCCTCGCGGCGATCCCGGCTGAAGAGTTCGCGCGCCGCGTGATCGTCGACGCGCTGCAGGCGCGGACGGTGCTCGTCGGCCGGGACTTCCGCTTCGGCGCGGGGGGTGCGGGCGACCCGGACCTTCTGACCCGTATGGGAGCGGAGCACGGCTTCCGTGTCGACGTGGTCGACGATGTCCGTGCGGTGCACGCCGACCGGCGCGTGTCGTCGACGTGGATACGCGAGGCTCTCTCGGCTGGCGACGTCACCACGGCCGCGCGCTTGCTCGGCCGCGCCCCCTCCGTCTGGGGCGAGGTCGTGCACGGGCTCAAGCGGGGACGCGAACTCGGCTACCCCACGGCGAACCTCTCACCTGACCTCGAGGGATTCGTCCCCGCGGACGGCGTCTACGCCGGGTGGCTCGTCGACGTCGAGGGGGGACGCCGCATCAGCTATCCCGCCGCGATCAGCGTCGGCACCAATCCCACCTTCGATGACGTGCACGCGCGCCAGGTCGAGGCGTACGTCCTCGACGAGACCGGCCTCGACCTCTACGGCCATCACGTCGAGGTGCGTTTCGTGGAGCGCGTGCGCGGGATGGTCGCATTCGACGGCATCGACGCCCTGCTCGTGCAGATGGCCGACGACGTGGAGCGCACGCGGGCGATTCTGCGCTGA
- a CDS encoding 6-phosphofructokinase, whose product MKIGILTSGGDCPGLNAVIRGVVLKGTTNYDIEFVGIRDGWRGVVDGDFFPLTRHEVKGLSKVGGTILGTSRTNPYEGVRGGAENISKTMYGHRLDGILAIGGEGTLAAADRLSKDGINVLGVPKTIDNDLRATDYSFGFDTAVNIATDAMDRLRTTGDSHQRCMVAEVMGRHVGWIALHAGIAAGAHVICIPEVPMSIEEIVEQVTRAHDRGRAPLVVVSEGFKLKGMDEAFSDKGLDAFNRPRLGGIGELLAPEIERLTGIETRATVLGHIQRGGSPSAFDRVLATRLGLHAADALHEGAWGQMVAMRGTDIVRVPFADALGELNSVPLYRYEEAAALFG is encoded by the coding sequence ATGAAGATCGGCATCCTGACCAGCGGCGGCGACTGCCCCGGTCTCAACGCGGTCATCCGTGGCGTCGTGCTGAAGGGCACGACCAACTACGACATCGAGTTCGTCGGCATCCGTGACGGATGGCGAGGCGTGGTCGACGGCGACTTCTTCCCGCTGACCCGCCACGAGGTGAAGGGTCTGTCGAAGGTCGGCGGCACGATCCTCGGCACCAGCCGTACGAACCCCTACGAGGGCGTGCGCGGCGGTGCCGAGAACATCTCCAAGACGATGTACGGGCACCGGCTCGACGGCATCCTGGCCATCGGTGGCGAGGGGACCCTCGCCGCGGCCGACCGTCTGTCGAAGGACGGCATCAACGTGCTGGGTGTTCCCAAGACGATCGACAACGACCTTCGCGCCACCGACTATTCGTTCGGCTTCGACACGGCCGTGAACATCGCGACGGATGCCATGGACCGCCTCCGCACCACCGGTGACTCGCACCAGCGGTGCATGGTGGCCGAGGTCATGGGGCGTCACGTCGGCTGGATCGCGCTGCACGCCGGTATCGCGGCGGGCGCCCACGTGATCTGCATCCCCGAGGTTCCGATGTCGATCGAAGAGATCGTCGAGCAGGTCACCCGCGCGCACGATCGCGGCCGCGCGCCCCTCGTCGTCGTGTCGGAGGGCTTCAAGCTCAAGGGTATGGACGAGGCCTTCAGCGACAAGGGCCTCGACGCCTTCAACCGCCCCCGCCTCGGCGGCATCGGCGAGCTGCTCGCCCCCGAGATCGAGCGTCTCACCGGAATCGAGACCCGCGCGACGGTCCTCGGACACATTCAGCGCGGCGGCTCGCCCTCGGCGTTCGACCGCGTGCTCGCGACGCGTCTCGGCCTGCACGCCGCCGACGCCCTGCACGAGGGCGCTTGGGGCCAGATGGTCGCGATGCGCGGCACCGACATCGTTCGCGTGCCGTTCGCCGACGCGCTGGGTGAGCTCAACAGCGTTCCTCTGTACCGATACGAAGAGGCCGCGGCGCTGTTCGGCTGA